One genomic region from Hirundo rustica isolate bHirRus1 chromosome 5, bHirRus1.pri.v3, whole genome shotgun sequence encodes:
- the PLRG1 gene encoding pleiotropic regulator 1, with translation MAEEVQKHSVHTLVFRSLKRTHDMFVADNAKPIPLDEESHKVKMAVKLRTEYGSVLHMPTLKENLREKGGPNTGDPYGHKQYSGNQGQEVEYMVTGTHPYPSGPGVALTADTKVQRMPSESAAQSLAVALPASQSRLDANRTAAGVGDIYRHAGISERSQPPGMSVAMVEAGGNKNSALMPKKAPTMPKPQWHPPWKLYRVISGHLGWVRCIAVEPGNQWFVTGSADRTIKIWDLASGKLKLSLTGHISTVRGVIVSARSPYLFSCGEDKQVKCWDLEYNKVIRHYHGHLSAVYGLDLHPTIDVLVTCSRDSTARIWDVRTKASVHTLSGHTNAVATVKCQAAEPQIITGSHDTTIRLWDLVAGKTRVTLTNHKKSVRAVVLHPRHYTFASGSPDNIKQWKFPDGNFIQNLSGHNAIINTLAVNSDGVLVSGADNGTMHLWDWRTGYNFQRVHAAVQPGSLDSESGIFACVFDQSESRLLTAEADKTIKVYKEDDTATEETHPVSWKPEIIKRKRF, from the exons GAAGTCCAGAAGCATTCTGTGCACACACTGGTGTTCAGGTCTTTGAAGAGAACCCATGACATGTTTGTAGCTGATAATGCCAAGCCTATCCCATTGGATGAAGAAAG TCACAAGGTGAAAATGGCAGTCAAGCTGCGCACGGAGTACGGCTCAGTGCTACACATGCCCACTCTCAAAGAGAACCTGAGGGAGAAAGGAGGCCCCAACACCGGGGATCCCTATGGGCACAAACAGTATTCTGGAAATCAAG GACAAGAGGTTGAGTATATGGTAACTGGTACACACCCATACCCGTCTGGGCCTG gtgTGGCTTTGACAGCAGATACTAAGGTCCAGAGGATGCCAAGTGAATCTGCAGCACAGTCCTTAGCTGTAGCACTTCCTGCTTCCCAGTCCAG GCTGGATGCAAACCGGACAGCTGCTGGTGTGGGTGACATTTACAGGCATGCTGGAATATCTGAGCGTTCTCAACCTCCTGGGATGTCTGTG GCTATGGTGGAAGCTGGTGGAAACAAAAACTCTGCATTAATGCCAAAGAAGGCTCCAACCATGCCCAAACCTCAGTGGCATCCACCTTGGAAACTGTACAGA GTTATCAGTGGTCACCTGGGCTGGGTGAGATGTATTGCAGTAGAACCAGGAAATCAGTGGTTTGTTACTGGCTCTGCTGACAGAACCATAAAG ATTTGGGACCTTGCTAGTGGCAAATTGAAACTGTCCTTGACAGGACACATCAGCACTGTACGAGGGGTGATAGTAAGCGCAAGAAGCCCATACCTCTTTTCTTGTGGAGAAGACAAACAAGTGAAATGCTGGGATCTTGAATACAATAAG GTTATCAGGCATTACCATGGTCATCTAAGTGCTGTCTATGGCTTAGACTTGCATCCAACAATAGATGTGCTCGTGACGTGTAGCAGAGATTCAACAGCACGA ATTTGGGATGTAAGGACAAAAGCCAGTGTGCACACACTATCAGGACACACAAATGCAGTGGCAACTGTGAAGTGCCAAGCTGCAGAACCACAAATTATTACAG GCAGTCATGATACCACCATACGGCTCTGGGACTTGGTGGCAGGAAAAACTCGTGTTACTTTAACAAATCACAAGAAATCTGTAAGGGCAGTAGTGCTGCATCCAAGAca ttacaCATTTGCATCTGGTTCTCCAGACAATATTAAGCAGTGGAAATTCCCAGATGGAAACTTCATTCAGAACCTCTCTGGTCACAATGCTATTATAAACACACTGGCTGTGAATTCCGATGGGGTTCTGGTCTCAGGAG cTGATAATGGCACTATGCACCTTTGGGACTGGAGAACTGGATACAATTTCCAGAGAGTACATGCAGCTGTCCAGCCGGGTTCTTTGGACAGTGAATCAGGAAtatttgcttgtgtttttgACCAGTCGGAAAGCAGATTGCTAACAGCTGAAGCTGATAAAACCATAAAAGTATACAAAGAAGATGATACTGCG aCTGAAGAAACCCATCCTGTCAGCTGGAAACCAGAGATTATCAAGAGAAAGCGATTTTAG